A part of Larkinella insperata genomic DNA contains:
- a CDS encoding sulfatase family protein, which yields MNIKLPHRNQLIPLLLVLTGWLSAAVAKQRPASKPNVIIIMADDLDSRQLSCYGGKNLKTTHIDALAAEGLKFNQIYASEAMCVPTRASLFTGLYPVRHGSFQNHKPVYDTLKSVGHYLGGLGYRVGLTGKDHVTKPKSVFPFEIVNGFEPNCVAPTDEYSLDGVKEFITRDAKPYCLFVMSINPHTPWTVGDTTEFNADKLILPNNWVDTKVTRQQFVKYLAEVRRLDNQVGDIVRLLKETGQDKNTIVVFLGEQGAQFPGAKWNLWDVGQKSSMLVKWPGVVKPRTETNALVQYEDITPTLIDLAGGKPIAGLDGKSFLPVLFGKTQQARTFAYGIHNNIPEGNPYPIRSIRDTRYKLILNLTPEADYYNRFMMNAQQRDRNSVWFSWTDQVARDPKAKQITERFVKRPAVEFYDTQADPWELKNLATEPAYQARIQQYRQRLAAWMKQQGDPGAALDIRYAKKAE from the coding sequence ATGAACATCAAACTGCCCCATCGAAATCAACTCATCCCGCTTCTGCTGGTCCTGACCGGTTGGCTGAGCGCTGCCGTAGCCAAGCAACGTCCGGCTTCCAAACCCAACGTGATCATCATCATGGCCGACGATCTGGACAGTCGGCAGCTGAGTTGCTACGGCGGCAAAAATCTGAAGACAACCCACATCGACGCGCTGGCTGCCGAGGGCCTGAAATTCAATCAGATCTATGCCTCCGAAGCCATGTGCGTGCCCACGCGGGCGTCGCTATTTACGGGGCTGTACCCCGTGCGGCACGGGTCGTTTCAGAACCACAAACCCGTGTACGACACGCTCAAAAGCGTCGGGCATTACCTGGGTGGCTTGGGGTACCGCGTTGGGCTGACGGGCAAAGACCACGTTACGAAACCCAAGTCCGTTTTTCCGTTCGAGATCGTCAACGGCTTTGAACCGAACTGCGTGGCCCCGACGGACGAGTACAGCCTGGACGGGGTGAAGGAATTCATTACCCGCGACGCCAAACCGTATTGCCTGTTTGTGATGAGCATCAATCCGCACACGCCCTGGACCGTCGGCGACACCACCGAATTTAACGCGGACAAGCTGATTCTGCCCAACAACTGGGTTGATACGAAAGTGACCCGCCAGCAGTTTGTCAAGTACCTGGCCGAAGTCCGGCGGCTCGACAACCAGGTGGGCGATATTGTTCGGCTGCTGAAAGAAACGGGTCAGGACAAAAACACCATTGTGGTGTTCCTGGGCGAACAGGGCGCGCAGTTTCCGGGGGCCAAGTGGAATTTGTGGGACGTGGGCCAGAAAAGCTCGATGCTGGTCAAGTGGCCGGGCGTGGTCAAACCCCGTACCGAAACCAATGCGCTGGTGCAGTACGAAGACATTACCCCCACGCTCATCGATCTGGCGGGCGGCAAACCCATCGCCGGGCTGGACGGGAAGAGCTTCCTGCCGGTGCTGTTCGGCAAAACCCAGCAGGCGCGGACGTTCGCCTACGGGATTCACAACAACATTCCGGAGGGCAACCCCTACCCCATCCGCAGCATTCGCGACACGCGCTACAAACTGATTCTCAACCTCACGCCGGAGGCCGATTATTACAACCGGTTCATGATGAACGCGCAGCAACGAGACCGCAATTCCGTCTGGTTCTCCTGGACCGATCAGGTAGCTCGTGATCCGAAGGCCAAGCAAATCACCGAGCGTTTTGTGAAACGCCCCGCCGTCGAGTTCTACGACACCCAGGCCGACCCCTGGGAATTGAAAAACCTGGCGACCGAACCGGCTTATCAGGCCCGCATCCAGCAGTACCGTCAACGACTGGCAGCGTGGATGAAACAACAAGGCGACCCGGGGGCCGCGCTGGACATTCGGTACGCTAAAAAAGCAGAATAG
- a CDS encoding sulfatase — protein sequence MRTGLKINTLFLALLFAGSAVFGQSATSRPNIVFIMADDLGYTDLGCYGNPYIRTPHIDALAKSGLRFTQAYSACPVCSPSRAAILTGKHPARLHLTNFIAGDRKDTASPLLPAPWTKYLAPSETTLAEIVQRNGYQTGIVGKWHLGTGSADSTAPAAQGFIYDRIIAKNGLDYYNYTITARGQTVFEDKGTHYLTDKLTDYAVEFIDQNKDRPFFLYLTYSAPHIMLVPKADKLKYYFDTYATRSKGRFNPNYAAMIESMDDGVGRVMAQLSRYQLLDNTLIVFTSDNGGLGLPELGPTPTNLAPLRAWKGHVYEGGIRVPLIFSWRGHIGERAETANYITGTDFLPTFLEALSIGNQPASPDGRSFYGVLKNPAQPVDRGPIFWHYPHFSNQEGRPSAAIRWGDYKLVELYETGKLELYNLKEDISEQKDLAAALPDKTRELADRLKKWRSEVNANMPVPNPAYKKR from the coding sequence ATGAGAACGGGGCTAAAAATCAATACGCTCTTTCTGGCTTTGCTCTTCGCGGGAAGCGCTGTTTTCGGGCAATCGGCAACGTCCAGACCCAACATCGTTTTCATCATGGCCGACGATCTGGGGTATACGGACCTGGGCTGCTACGGCAACCCGTACATCCGAACGCCCCACATCGACGCGCTGGCAAAAAGCGGCTTGCGGTTCACCCAGGCGTATTCGGCCTGCCCGGTTTGCTCGCCATCCCGGGCCGCCATCCTGACCGGCAAACACCCCGCCCGGCTGCATCTCACCAACTTCATCGCGGGCGACCGGAAGGATACGGCTTCCCCGCTGCTGCCCGCGCCCTGGACCAAGTACCTGGCTCCTTCGGAAACAACGCTGGCGGAAATCGTGCAGCGCAACGGCTACCAGACCGGCATCGTCGGGAAGTGGCATTTGGGCACCGGCAGCGCCGATTCCACGGCTCCGGCGGCTCAGGGCTTTATCTACGACCGCATCATTGCCAAAAACGGGTTGGATTACTACAACTACACCATTACGGCGCGGGGTCAAACGGTATTCGAAGACAAAGGCACGCACTACCTGACCGACAAACTGACGGATTACGCCGTGGAATTCATCGACCAGAACAAAGACCGGCCGTTTTTTCTGTACCTGACGTATTCCGCCCCGCACATCATGCTGGTGCCGAAAGCCGATAAGCTCAAGTACTATTTCGATACCTACGCCACCCGGTCAAAGGGCCGGTTTAACCCCAATTATGCCGCCATGATTGAGAGCATGGACGACGGCGTAGGGCGGGTCATGGCGCAACTGTCCAGGTATCAATTACTCGACAACACCCTCATTGTTTTTACCTCCGACAACGGCGGTCTGGGCTTGCCCGAGCTCGGTCCGACACCGACGAACCTGGCTCCGTTGCGGGCCTGGAAAGGACACGTTTACGAGGGCGGCATCCGGGTTCCGCTGATTTTTTCGTGGAGAGGGCACATCGGCGAGCGGGCCGAAACCGCCAATTACATCACCGGCACGGATTTCCTGCCCACCTTTCTGGAGGCACTCAGCATTGGCAACCAGCCCGCCAGCCCGGACGGCCGAAGCTTTTACGGGGTGCTGAAAAATCCGGCCCAACCCGTGGACCGGGGACCGATTTTCTGGCACTATCCGCATTTCAGCAACCAGGAGGGTCGGCCCTCGGCGGCCATTCGCTGGGGGGATTACAAACTGGTGGAACTGTACGAGACCGGTAAGCTCGAGCTGTACAACCTGAAGGAGGACATTTCCGAGCAGAAAGACCTGGCTGCGGCCTTACCCGACAAGACCAGGGAGCTGGCCGACCGGCTGAAAAAATGGCGTTCGGAGGTCAACGCCAACATGCCCGTACCGAACCCCGCCTACAAAAAACGGTAA
- a CDS encoding arylsulfatase has product MMKRVLISLTLATLLVNASVAQPKKRSTGSANAGKPNIILVMVDDLGYSDFGAYGSEIRTPTIDKLAAEGLRLREFYNNSICAPTRASLITGQYHHKAGVGYFNVNLGLPAYQGWLNKESLTFGEVLKSAGYNTYLSGKWHVGNDSLYWPNQRGFDRFYGFIGGASNFYDISPYKDKVPPVELVENNKRIRLEPGKYLTDEITNHAISYINESGNKPFFLYLAYNAPHWPLQAPAEDIAKYKDRYAIGWDSLRKERLAKQIKLGIADPKQSIAEHDPEVVDWQSLTYDEQQLWQRKMEVYAAMVDRVDQNLARVLAELQRLNKADNTLIVLISDNGAQGGLIPTGRKRPRSSGPIGSAGSYDYQEQNWAYVSNTPFRNYKATPYEGGISSPFIAWFPKKIKGGTLAKGTGHLIDLAPTFYELAGAAYPQTFKGVKTNPLPGVSLTNLLFQQTELPADRALFWERAGNRAVRKGPWKIVSIFPQNKWQLFNLETDRGETTDLASQHPDVVKTLNAEYEAWAKRTDVEPYEKLRPLVQGGPGGNPSGAAPTRPTARVE; this is encoded by the coding sequence ATGATGAAACGAGTTTTAATCAGTCTGACGCTGGCGACCCTGTTGGTCAATGCCTCGGTCGCACAACCGAAAAAACGGTCTACGGGCTCGGCCAACGCCGGTAAGCCCAACATCATTCTCGTCATGGTGGACGATCTGGGTTACTCGGACTTTGGGGCTTACGGCTCCGAAATCAGGACACCCACCATTGACAAGCTGGCGGCCGAAGGATTGCGGCTGCGGGAGTTCTACAACAACTCGATCTGTGCCCCCACGCGGGCGTCGCTCATTACGGGGCAGTACCACCACAAAGCCGGGGTTGGGTACTTCAACGTCAACCTGGGACTGCCCGCTTATCAGGGCTGGCTGAACAAGGAGTCGCTGACGTTCGGCGAGGTGCTGAAAAGCGCAGGGTACAACACGTATCTGTCGGGCAAGTGGCATGTGGGCAATGATAGTCTGTATTGGCCCAACCAGCGCGGCTTCGACCGGTTTTATGGGTTTATCGGCGGTGCCAGCAACTTCTATGACATCAGTCCGTATAAGGACAAGGTGCCGCCCGTCGAACTGGTGGAGAACAACAAACGGATCCGGCTGGAACCGGGCAAATACCTGACCGACGAGATCACGAACCACGCCATTTCGTACATCAACGAGTCTGGAAATAAGCCGTTTTTTCTGTATCTGGCCTACAACGCCCCGCACTGGCCCCTCCAGGCCCCGGCCGAAGACATTGCCAAGTATAAGGACCGCTACGCCATCGGTTGGGATTCGCTCCGGAAAGAGCGGCTGGCGAAGCAGATCAAACTGGGCATTGCCGACCCGAAACAATCCATCGCCGAGCACGACCCCGAAGTGGTGGACTGGCAAAGCCTGACTTACGACGAGCAGCAGCTCTGGCAGCGCAAAATGGAAGTGTACGCGGCCATGGTGGACCGGGTAGACCAGAATCTGGCCCGCGTCCTGGCCGAACTCCAGCGGCTCAACAAGGCCGACAACACGCTCATCGTGCTGATTTCCGACAATGGTGCGCAGGGTGGCCTGATCCCCACCGGCCGGAAACGCCCTCGTAGTTCGGGACCAATTGGCTCGGCTGGATCATATGATTACCAGGAACAAAACTGGGCCTACGTTTCCAATACGCCCTTCCGCAATTACAAAGCCACGCCCTACGAAGGCGGTATCAGCTCCCCCTTCATCGCCTGGTTTCCCAAGAAAATTAAGGGCGGCACGCTGGCCAAAGGTACCGGCCACCTCATTGACCTGGCTCCGACCTTCTACGAACTGGCGGGTGCGGCCTATCCCCAGACGTTCAAAGGCGTGAAAACCAATCCGCTGCCCGGTGTGAGCCTGACCAACCTGCTGTTCCAGCAAACCGAACTACCGGCCGATCGGGCGCTTTTCTGGGAACGGGCGGGCAACCGGGCCGTGCGCAAAGGTCCCTGGAAAATTGTCTCTATATTTCCGCAGAACAAATGGCAGTTGTTCAACCTCGAAACCGACCGGGGCGAAACCACGGACCTGGCCTCACAGCACCCCGACGTCGTCAAAACGCTGAACGCGGAGTATGAAGCGTGGGCGAAACGAACCGACGTAGAACCGTACGAAAAACTCCGGCCCCTCGTTCAGGGTGGCCCCGGCGGTAATCCGTCCGGAGCAGCGCCGACGCGGCCAACCGCCCGGGTCGAATAA
- a CDS encoding arylsulfatase, with amino-acid sequence MTRRFIKQSLVALSIICASNAPGQAQTKKATSAPGKVRPNIILIMVDDMGYSDLGSYGSEIQTPNLDRLASEGLRLREFYNNAICAPTRASLITGQYPHKAGIGYFNVNLGLPAYQGYLNKESLTFGEVLKGAGYSTLLSGKWHVGNDSLVWPKQRGFDRFYGILGGGSNYFDAGPMPTGRNSPVVILEGNQRQHPKPNSYYFTDEITSHALTYLDEQSKEAKPNAARPFFLYLAYTAPHWPLQALPEDIAKYRGKYDAGWDNIRKQRLDRQVKLGIITQKQADAAAVRDADIPDWDALTYDEKTLWKAKMEVYAAMLDRADQGVGKILTKLKELKQYENTLIIFISDNGAPAEDVAHWGPKAGRNSGPVGTAGSFESQGKNWSYVSNAPFRSFKAFSYEGGISSPFIAWFPGKIKPGRLEKGTGHLIDIAPTLYEVAGAAYPTTHGGTTTNPLPGVSLVNLLFNEKPLDEQRPLFWEWAGNRAVRRGKWKLVSIYPSYQWELYDLDTDRGETKNVAAQNPNVVDALSLLYFDWAKRTDVVDYAKIKPQQPLLPTPRKPSVGSRNF; translated from the coding sequence ATGACACGTAGATTCATAAAACAATCCCTAGTAGCTCTCTCGATCATCTGCGCATCCAACGCGCCGGGACAGGCTCAAACGAAGAAAGCAACCAGTGCACCGGGAAAAGTGCGGCCCAACATCATTCTGATTATGGTGGACGACATGGGCTATTCCGATCTGGGTTCGTACGGTTCGGAAATCCAAACGCCCAACCTGGACCGGCTGGCCAGCGAAGGGCTGCGGCTGCGGGAGTTCTACAACAACGCCATTTGCGCGCCCACCCGGGCGTCGCTCATCACGGGGCAGTATCCGCACAAAGCCGGCATTGGGTATTTCAACGTCAATCTGGGGCTGCCCGCTTATCAGGGGTATCTCAACAAGGAATCGCTAACGTTCGGTGAGGTGCTGAAAGGGGCAGGTTACAGCACGTTGCTTTCGGGCAAATGGCACGTTGGAAACGACAGTCTAGTCTGGCCCAAGCAGCGCGGTTTCGACCGGTTTTACGGCATTCTGGGCGGGGGTTCCAACTACTTCGACGCGGGTCCCATGCCGACGGGCCGAAACTCCCCGGTGGTGATTCTGGAAGGCAACCAGCGCCAGCACCCCAAACCCAACTCCTACTACTTCACCGACGAGATTACATCCCACGCCCTGACGTACCTCGACGAGCAGAGCAAAGAAGCCAAACCGAACGCGGCCCGACCGTTTTTTCTCTACTTAGCGTATACCGCGCCCCACTGGCCTCTGCAAGCCCTGCCGGAAGACATTGCCAAATACCGGGGCAAGTACGACGCGGGTTGGGACAACATCCGGAAGCAGCGGCTGGACCGGCAGGTCAAACTCGGCATCATTACCCAAAAGCAGGCCGACGCAGCCGCCGTCCGCGATGCCGATATTCCGGACTGGGACGCCCTGACCTACGACGAGAAGACCCTCTGGAAAGCCAAAATGGAAGTCTATGCCGCCATGCTCGACCGCGCCGACCAGGGCGTCGGCAAAATCCTGACCAAACTGAAAGAACTCAAACAATACGAGAATACACTGATCATCTTCATCTCGGACAACGGCGCACCGGCCGAGGACGTAGCGCACTGGGGTCCCAAAGCCGGTCGGAACAGCGGGCCGGTCGGGACGGCGGGTTCGTTTGAGTCGCAGGGAAAAAACTGGTCGTACGTCTCCAACGCGCCCTTCCGCTCGTTCAAGGCGTTCTCCTACGAAGGGGGCATCAGCTCACCGTTCATCGCCTGGTTTCCCGGAAAAATCAAACCGGGTCGGCTAGAAAAAGGCACCGGCCACCTGATCGACATTGCCCCCACCCTCTACGAAGTGGCCGGGGCAGCCTACCCCACCACACACGGGGGAACGACCACCAACCCGCTGCCGGGCGTGAGTCTGGTGAATCTGCTGTTCAACGAAAAACCGTTGGACGAACAACGGCCGCTGTTCTGGGAATGGGCGGGTAACCGGGCCGTCCGCCGGGGCAAGTGGAAACTGGTGTCCATCTACCCCAGCTACCAGTGGGAACTCTACGACCTCGACACCGACCGGGGGGAGACCAAGAACGTGGCTGCGCAGAATCCCAACGTCGTGGATGCGCTCTCGCTGCTGTATTTCGACTGGGCCAAACGCACCGACGTGGTGGATTACGCCAAAATCAAACCGCAACAACCGCTGCTGCCCACGCCCCGAAAACCGTCGGTAGGAAGCCGGAATTTTTAA
- a CDS encoding thioredoxin domain-containing protein, which produces MKTRTLLSLSLILFIAVSLKAQTGEPRQLPTFDAFEAKLAQAGSRAQILDARSEEEYEQNHLKGAVSFSVANDGDFLEQTQKLNKENPVFIYSIGNGRSGQLAKRLRESGFKDVTELPGGLSKWIGSGRPVVSTVGNGLSLADYQAQLKSDKLVLVDFGSRYCGSCKKLAPIVDEVEKEQASNVKVIRIEAYENKALVKELGISALPTLVLYKGDQAVWKKVGVTPKAEIQATIAESL; this is translated from the coding sequence ATGAAAACCAGAACCTTATTGTCCCTCAGCCTGATTCTGTTTATTGCGGTCAGCCTGAAAGCCCAGACGGGCGAGCCCCGTCAATTGCCCACCTTCGATGCGTTTGAAGCGAAGCTGGCCCAGGCCGGCAGCCGCGCCCAGATTCTGGATGCCCGCTCGGAGGAAGAATACGAACAAAACCACCTGAAAGGCGCGGTGAGCTTCAGCGTCGCCAACGACGGTGATTTTCTGGAGCAAACCCAGAAGTTGAACAAAGAGAACCCGGTGTTTATTTATTCGATCGGCAACGGCCGGAGCGGGCAACTGGCCAAGCGGCTGCGGGAATCCGGGTTCAAGGACGTGACCGAACTGCCCGGCGGCCTCAGCAAATGGATCGGTTCGGGGCGGCCGGTGGTGTCGACGGTGGGCAACGGCCTGTCGCTGGCGGATTACCAGGCTCAACTGAAATCCGACAAGCTGGTGCTGGTCGATTTTGGTTCGCGCTACTGCGGTTCGTGCAAAAAACTGGCTCCGATTGTCGATGAAGTGGAGAAGGAACAGGCGTCCAATGTGAAAGTCATTCGGATTGAAGCCTACGAAAACAAGGCGTTGGTGAAAGAACTGGGCATCAGCGCCCTGCCGACGCTGGTTTTGTACAAAGGAGACCAGGCGGTCTGGAAGAAGGTTGGGGTAACGCCGAAAGCCGAAATTCAGGCCACCATTGCTGAATCACTCTAA
- a CDS encoding mandelate racemase/muconate lactonizing enzyme family protein translates to MSPKTPFSRRDFLKTTALTAALPTAFNASASKAAVPKLVITALKVHTVKVNQRGNWYFVELLTNGSISGLGEASHGFTVSDAGGETRLKAELSAFFELIKGETPFVVEQFRQRGLPRARSGGKTAITAFSGIEQALWDLAGKALDVPTHTLFGGKIRDTIKVYANINRATNERDANGRRLIASFQKNAEGALKSGFKAVKLAPFDDMKPLKTASPEQIEADLTYAIACTEAVRQTIGPKVDLLIDVHSHLNRALAIETARRLEKANLYWFEEAVDPQTQPEDTKAITEAIQQPVAGGEAIFGREGFAALIQNKALDIIMPDVKHCGGLLECRFIAALAEFSGGIQVSPHNPSGPISTAASVQICAGMPNFSILEFAYGEVPWRAELINPAEEFRDGYLSVPTGPGLGYTLNHSVLSRHVQ, encoded by the coding sequence ATGTCCCCAAAAACACCATTTTCCCGGCGAGACTTTCTGAAAACCACCGCCCTGACGGCCGCGCTCCCCACGGCTTTCAACGCCAGCGCAAGCAAGGCCGCGGTGCCAAAACTGGTGATCACGGCGCTGAAAGTGCATACCGTGAAGGTCAACCAGCGCGGGAATTGGTATTTTGTGGAGCTCCTAACCAATGGAAGCATTAGCGGGCTGGGCGAGGCCTCCCACGGCTTTACTGTTTCAGACGCAGGCGGAGAAACCCGGTTAAAAGCCGAGCTGTCCGCTTTTTTCGAACTGATTAAAGGCGAAACGCCCTTTGTTGTGGAGCAATTCCGGCAACGCGGCTTACCCCGGGCGCGGTCGGGTGGAAAAACGGCCATTACGGCGTTCAGTGGCATCGAGCAAGCCCTCTGGGATCTGGCGGGCAAGGCGCTGGACGTGCCGACCCATACCCTGTTCGGGGGTAAAATTAGGGACACCATCAAGGTGTACGCCAACATCAACCGCGCCACCAATGAACGGGATGCCAACGGTCGGCGGCTCATCGCATCATTTCAGAAAAACGCAGAAGGGGCGCTAAAAAGCGGTTTTAAAGCCGTCAAGCTGGCTCCTTTCGACGACATGAAACCGCTAAAAACCGCGTCGCCGGAACAGATCGAAGCCGACTTGACCTACGCCATTGCCTGCACGGAAGCCGTTCGGCAAACCATTGGTCCCAAAGTGGATTTATTAATCGATGTACACAGCCATTTAAACCGTGCTCTGGCGATTGAAACGGCCCGGCGGCTGGAAAAAGCCAATCTCTACTGGTTTGAAGAAGCCGTTGACCCGCAAACCCAGCCGGAGGATACCAAAGCCATCACGGAAGCCATTCAGCAGCCCGTAGCGGGCGGGGAAGCTATTTTTGGGCGGGAGGGTTTTGCCGCGCTCATTCAGAACAAGGCCCTCGATATCATTATGCCCGACGTTAAACACTGCGGGGGTTTGCTGGAATGCCGGTTCATTGCGGCCCTGGCCGAGTTCAGTGGCGGCATCCAGGTATCACCCCACAACCCCAGTGGCCCGATTTCGACGGCAGCCAGCGTGCAAATTTGTGCCGGAATGCCCAACTTTTCGATTCTGGAATTTGCTTACGGCGAGGTGCCCTGGCGCGCGGAGTTGATCAACCCCGCCGAGGAATTCCGGGACGGTTACCTGTCCGTGCCCACTGGTCCGGGGCTGGGCTACACCCTGAATCATTCCGTTCTGAGCCGGCATGTCCAATAA
- a CDS encoding sulfatase, translated as MKRFQNPLSIPLLLTLVGVLFIGFVYRKGTHPSPPAQVPDRPNIVVILADDLGYGDISANGKNFVQTPNIDALAKSGALCTNGYSNAPFCSPSRAAILTGRYQHRFGFEFLYPATAKRDTIVGLPFDEITLAEQLKKQGYATAMFGKWHVGNRKNNTPTDRGFDQYYGTLGGHTAFKDSSDADVDNFPHPWWPGSANSFHRHDYSAIFDGKKEVAEKDYLTDVFARKAGEFIDQHKKSPFFLYVPFNAVHFPFQATKNYTERFKAEPDKNKRVYYGMIAALDDAVGQIVRKLKETGLDKNTLIVFTSDNGGAGFLKAPYNGPLSGVKGLLFEGGIRVPYIVSWAGKIPAGTVYNQPVAGMDIYTTAVAAAHGTLAKDRPYDGVDLLPYLSGRNKAAPHPTLFWRFGKNKAVRQGAWKLFYYGQEDQYYLFNLEKDLAEKTNLAASNPAKVAELKQALATWEKGTRPPAWSDGNLPQFKPGKDGNAQYRVGPENNLFYIY; from the coding sequence ATGAAACGCTTCCAAAATCCCCTTTCCATTCCTTTGCTGCTGACACTCGTTGGCGTGCTGTTCATTGGGTTTGTCTACCGAAAAGGCACGCATCCGTCCCCGCCAGCACAAGTCCCTGACCGGCCCAACATCGTGGTCATTCTGGCCGATGATTTGGGCTACGGCGACATTTCCGCCAACGGGAAGAATTTCGTTCAGACGCCTAACATCGACGCCCTGGCAAAATCGGGCGCGCTCTGCACCAACGGCTATTCCAACGCGCCGTTCTGCTCGCCGTCGCGGGCAGCCATCCTGACGGGGCGCTACCAGCACCGCTTCGGTTTTGAGTTTCTGTATCCGGCAACGGCCAAACGGGACACCATCGTGGGACTACCTTTCGACGAAATTACGCTGGCCGAGCAGTTGAAAAAACAAGGCTATGCCACCGCCATGTTTGGTAAATGGCACGTCGGCAACCGCAAAAACAACACGCCCACCGACCGGGGCTTCGACCAGTACTACGGCACGCTGGGCGGTCACACGGCGTTCAAGGACAGCTCCGACGCCGATGTGGACAACTTCCCGCATCCCTGGTGGCCGGGTTCCGCCAACTCTTTTCACCGCCACGATTACTCGGCTATTTTCGACGGAAAGAAAGAAGTAGCCGAGAAAGACTACCTGACCGATGTGTTCGCCCGCAAAGCCGGGGAGTTTATCGACCAGCACAAAAAGAGCCCGTTCTTCTTGTACGTCCCGTTCAATGCGGTTCATTTCCCGTTTCAGGCTACCAAAAATTACACGGAGCGGTTCAAGGCCGAGCCGGACAAAAACAAGAGGGTCTATTACGGCATGATTGCGGCCCTCGACGACGCCGTTGGTCAGATCGTCCGGAAGCTGAAAGAAACCGGGCTGGATAAGAATACCCTGATTGTGTTTACGAGCGACAACGGCGGAGCGGGTTTCCTGAAAGCGCCCTATAATGGCCCGCTATCCGGCGTGAAGGGCCTATTGTTCGAAGGCGGCATCCGGGTTCCCTACATCGTTTCGTGGGCGGGTAAGATTCCGGCTGGAACGGTTTACAACCAGCCGGTTGCGGGCATGGACATTTATACGACGGCGGTGGCAGCCGCCCACGGAACGCTCGCCAAAGACCGGCCCTACGACGGTGTCGATCTGCTACCCTACCTGAGTGGCCGGAACAAAGCTGCTCCCCACCCGACCCTGTTCTGGCGTTTTGGTAAAAACAAAGCCGTTCGGCAGGGTGCGTGGAAATTGTTTTACTACGGCCAGGAGGATCAGTACTATCTGTTCAATCTGGAGAAGGACCTTGCGGAAAAAACCAACCTGGCCGCTTCCAACCCGGCGAAAGTAGCCGAACTGAAACAAGCCCTGGCGACCTGGGAAAAAGGCACCCGTCCACCGGCCTGGTCGGACGGTAATCTGCCCCAGTTCAAACCCGGCAAGGACGGAAACGCCCAGTACCGCGTTGGCCCCGAGAACAACCTGTTTTATATTTACTGA